One Brachyhypopomus gauderio isolate BG-103 chromosome 15, BGAUD_0.2, whole genome shotgun sequence genomic region harbors:
- the sf3b5 gene encoding splicing factor 3B subunit 5 has protein sequence MTDRYNIHSQLEHLQSKYIGTGHADTTKWEWLVNQHRDSYCSYMGHFDLLNYFSIAENESKARVRFNLMEKMLQPCGPPADKPEDA, from the coding sequence ATGACTGATCGATACAACATCCACAGTCAGCTGGAACACCTGCAGTCCAAGTACATTGGGACGGGCCATGCAGACACCACGAAATGGGAGTGGCTGGTGAACCAGCACAGAGACTCGTACTGCTCCTACATGGGCCATTTTGACCTTCTCAATTACTTTTCCATCGCGGAGAATGAGAGCAAGGCTCGTGTGCGCTTCAACCTCATGGAGAAGATGCTGCAGCCCTGTGGGCCACCTGCTGACAAGCCGGAGGATGCCTAA